A window of Thunnus thynnus chromosome 17, fThuThy2.1, whole genome shotgun sequence contains these coding sequences:
- the LOC137168546 gene encoding uncharacterized protein, with product MGRLDDAAKRKVVELRKAGLSFRKIKAVLELENIKVSAQAIYLFLREFQGRPPGRVRPGEAGSNTSSAQVHTHAGGIRESWSNIHLQNLLKEACHHASFSAAPDVAKQTSTKPETNAKPSGSGETSGGSRLERQHEGDKEENDIQIVSVTSLAQNSQQRGLQSTVTRAEANAVSSTGTASAAFMRRRVTPSPATNSMLAARKRLLDKALSHRMKSLHQVAALVRRDHSGVQGADLRNTVPQPPETYDLTAEKTVMECQPGGGSVPRRFFTERPGVSVRSLHPPPRAGIRLPNRPPAPLTSSAPGGPVIRLQTPGGQGATRSEGNPSPKQAVQDPGGRGGLQDQIHTLSSEVRSLGLAVKMLVEQQCRQEREQAQQTHIQKQILSTLQNLTSKLGRCSSVQQQHNKTPSPSALPSASASSSFSQDTFNFSQGTYTQCSLTQPSYNSLESLETVEAFKLPGLSPTSMNGFPPCSSTESLPLTHTPPQTQPYAAAYPQQNSQTVMPLYTQSYVSTFSQSHSQTYRGSESKTSDFQSSCSGRTLQDCSVSTQPVMNSNLSPQDQQVNIIKVEGP from the exons ATGGGCCGGCTGGATGATGCTGCCAAACGCAAAGTGGTGGAGCTGCGGAAGGCTGGTCTGAGTTTCCGTAAGATCAAAGCTGTGCTGGAGCTGGAGAACATCAAGGTGTCAGCCCAGGCCATCTACCTGTTTCTGAGGGAGTTCCAGGGGAGGCCACCAGGGAGGGTGAGACCTGGGGAGGCTGGAAGCAACACATCGTCAGCACAGGTGCATACTCACGCTGGGGGAATACGAGAAAGCTGGAGTAACATTCATCTCCAAAACCTACTGAAGGAGGCATGTCACCATGCTAGCTTTTCAGCAGCTCCAGACGTTGCCAAACAGACATCCACAAAACCAGAGACTAATGCAAAACCATCTGGATCCGGGGAAACCAGtggaggcagcaggttagagcGGCAACACGAGGGAGATAAGGAAGAAAATGACATCCAGATTGTTAGTGTCACCTCTCTTGCTCAGAACAGCCAACAAAGAGGTCTGCAGTCCACTGTGACAAGAGCAGAGGCAAATGCTGTGTCTTCCACAGGAACAGCATCTGCAGCATTCATGAGGAGGAGAGTTACGCCTTCTCCAGCCACTAATTCAATGTTGGCAGCTCGTAAAAGGCTTTTGGATAAAGCTCTGTCACACAGGATGAAG TCACTCCACCAGGTGGCAGCATTGGTGAGGAGAGATCACTCAGGTGTCCAAGGTGCTGATTTGAGGAATACAGTGCCACAACCGCCTGAGACATATGATCTGACCGCTGAAAAG ACTGTCATGGAGTGTCAGCCTGGAGGAGGCAGTGTCCCTAGGCGGTTTTTCACAGAGAGACCAGGAGTGTCTGTCCGTTCCCTTCATCCTCCCCCTCGGGCTGGCATTCGGCTTCCTAACCGGCCACCAGCACCTTTAACATCCTCAGCTCCTGGGGGTCCTGTCATCCGCCTACAGACCCCTGGAGGCCAGGGTGCCACTCGCAGTGAGGGGAACCCAAGCCCCAAGCAGGCAGTCCAAGACCCTGGAGGGAGAGGTGGTCTGCAGGATCAGATTCACACCCTAAGCTCTGAGGTACGCAGCTTGGGCCTGGCAGTGAAGATGCTGGTGGAACAGCAGTGCCGCCAGGAGAGGGAGCAGgcacagcagacacacattcaGAAGCAGATCCTCAGCACTTTACAGAACCTGACTTCCAAACTGGGACGTTGTAGCAGTGTtcaacaacagcacaacaaaacgCCATCACCCTCTGCTTTGCCGAGTGCCTCTGCATCTTCCTCCTTCAGCCAAGACACCTTCAACTTCAGCCAAGGCACATACACTCAGTGCAGCCTAACCCAGCCAAGCTATAACTCTCTAGAGAGTTTAGAAACTGTAGAGGCCTTCAAACTGCCAGGACTGAGTCCTACAAGCATGAATGGGTTCCCACCATGTAGCAGCACTGAGAGCCTCCCACTTACTCACACTCCTCCTCAAACGCAACCTTATGCAGCTGCATACCCACAGCAAAACAGTCAAACAGTCATGCCACTGTACACACAGTCCTATGTGTCTACATTCAGCCAATCACATTCTCAGACATACAGAGGATCAGAGAGTAAAACATCTGATTTCCAAAGCAGCTGTTCAGGGAGGACTCTGCAGGACTGCAGTGTGTCCACGCAGCCGGTGATGAACTCCAACCTCTCTCCACAGGATCAGCAGGTCAATATTATCAAAGTGGAGGGACCTTAG
- the LOC137168547 gene encoding cytochrome P450 2K1-like isoform X2, with translation MSCLIGILFANGESWKEMRRFALSTLRDFGMGKRVAEDKILEECCHLIQMFDEHKGKPFDTTHALNYATSNIISSIVYGSRFEYSDPRFKNLVRRAKEIIRITGSTPVQLYNMFPRLFSWIKNRQLILKNVEMNVRDVKDLIKHLKETLNPHMCRGLVDCFLIRKQNLFSSPTTLLGAVAVVLFLCLVSSSFTSQEIGKEPPGPRPLPLFGNLLQLDLKRPHTTLCKLSKKYGSVFTVYFGPKKVVVLAGYKTVKQALVNHAVEFGDREISPVANDFSSPHGVLFSNGEFWQEMRRFALSNLRDFGMGKTAAENRIVEEIQYLIQVFEQHQGKPFDTTQSINYAVSNVISTIVYGSRFEYNDPEFTCMVDRANENIRLSGSPSIQLYNIFPWMGKWTRNRMRIRKNVADNREQIRQLIRPLQETLNTQVCRGFVDSFLAHREKLEDAENKDSCYNTQNLLSTVSNIFAAGTDTTGTTLRWALLLMVKYPDIQDQVQGELSRVVGNRQIRVEDRKNLPYTNAVIHETQRMASILPMSLPHTTSKDVNFQGYFIRKGTTVYPLLASVLWDESEWESPHTFNPAHFLDKDGKFVKRDAFMPFSAGRRVCLGESLARMELFLFFTSLLQRFRFTPPPGVKEDDLDLTPVVGFTLNPSPHKLCAVVCI, from the exons ATGTCATGTTTAATAGGAATTCTGTTTGCAAATGGAGAATCCTGGAAAGAGATGAGACGTTTTGCTCTCTCCACCCTGAGAGACTTTGGGATGGGCAAAAGAGTTGCTGAGGATAAAATCTTAGAGGAATGCTGCCATCTGATTCAAATGTTTGACGAGCATAAAG GGAAACCATTTGATACAACACATGCCTTGAATTATGCAACGTCCAATATTATCTCCTCTATCGTGTATGGAAGCAGATTTGAATACAGTGACCCTCGATTCAAAAACTTGGTGAGACGAGCCAAAGAGATCATACGTATTACTGGTTCTACACCAGTCCAG CTTTACAACATGTTTCCCCGACTGTTCAGTTGGATAAAAAACCGGCAGctgatattaaaaaatgttgagatGAATGTCAGAGATGTTAAAGATTTAATCAAGCATCTGAAAGAGACACTGAACCCTCACATGTGCAGAGGACTGGTGGATTGTTTTCTGATTCGGAAGCAGAA cctcttctccagtCCTACCACTCTGTTGGGGGCTGTTGCTGTCGTGCTCTTCCTCTGTCTTGTCTCCAGTAGTTTCACCTCCCAGGAAATAGGGAAAGAGCCTCCAGGACCGAGGCCTCTGCCCCTGTTTGGCAACCTGTTGCAGCTGGATCTCAAGAGACCCCACACCACTCTTTGCAAG CTTTCCAAGAAATATGGATCAGTGTTCACAGTATATTTTGGACCCAAGAAAGTGGTAGTCCTGGCGGGATACAAGACAGTGAAGCAGGCATTGGTCAACCATGCTGTGGAATTTGGAGACAGAGAGATTTCGCCAGTAGCCAACGACTTCAGTAGTCCACATG GAGTATTATTTTCCAATGGGGAATTTTGGCAAGAAATGAGACGTTTTGCCCTCAGCAACCTAAGAGACTTTGGGATGggcaaaacagcagcagagaataGAATTGTCGAGGAGATTCAGTATCTGATCCAAGTGTTTGAACAACATCAAG gTAAACCCTTTGATACTACCCAGTCAATAAATTATGCCGTTTCCAATGTCATCTCTACAATTGTCTATGGCAGCAGATTTGAATACAATGATCCAGAGTTTACATGTATGGTAGACCGAGCCAATGAGAACATTCGACTTTCAGGCTCTCCCTCAATACAG CTGTACAACATTTTCCCCTGGATGGGCAAATGGACAAGGAATAGGATGCGTATCAGGAAGAATGTTGCTGACAACAGAGAACAAATAAGGCAGTTGATCAGACCTTTACAAGAAACTTTGAATACTCAAGTGTGCAGAGGATTTGTGGACTCCTTTCTGGCCCACAGAGAGAAGCTAGAG GACGCAGAGAATAAAGACTCCTGCTACAACACACAGAACCTTCTGTCAACTGTTTCCAACATCTTTGCGGCTGGTACTGATACTACAGGAACTACACTGAGATGGGCTTTGTTGCTCATGGTCAAATATCCTGATATACAAG ACCAGGTCCAGGGGGAGCTGAGCAGGGTGGTTGGAAACCGTCAGATCAGAGTAGAAGACAGGAAGAACCTGCCCTACACCAATGCTGTCATCCATGAAACACAGAGAATGGCTAGTATCCTTCCTATGTCTCTTCCTCACACCACCAGCAAAGATGTCAATTTCCAGGGCTATTTTATTAGAAAG GGGACCACTGTGTACCCTCTTTTGGCATCTGTTCTTTGGGATGAGAGTGAATGGGAGAGCCCACACACCTTTAATCCTGCCCATTTCTTGGACAAGGATGGGAAGTTTGTCAAGAGAGATGCCTTCATGCCTTTCTCTGCAG GTCGCAGGGTGTGTCTTGGAGAGAGTCTGGCTAGGATGGAGCTGTTCCTCTTCTTTACCTCCCTCCTGCAGCGCTTTCGTTTCACTCCTCCACCTGGAGTGAAAGAGGATGACCTGGATCTGACACCAGTTGTGGGCTTCACCCTCAACCCTTCACCCCATAAACTGTGTGCTGTCGTATGCATATGA
- the LOC137168547 gene encoding cytochrome P450 2K1-like isoform X1, translating to MSNLEDLVFFLFSSPTTLLGAVAVVLFLCLVSSSFTSQEIGKEPPGPRPLPLFGNLLQLDLKRPHTTLCKLSKKYGSVFTVYFGPKKVVVLAGYKTVKQALVNHAVEFGDREISPVANDFSSPHGKGVLFSNGEFWQEMRRFALSNLRDFGMGKTAAENRIVEEIQYLIQVFEQHQGKPFDTTQSINYAVSNVISTIVYGSRFEYNDPEFTCMVDRANENIRLSGSPSIQLYNIFPWMGKWTRNRMRIRKNVADNREQIRQLIRPLQETLNTQVCRGFVDSFLAHREKLEDAENKDSCYNTQNLLSTVSNIFAAGTDTTGTTLRWALLLMVKYPDIQDQVQGELSRVVGNRQIRVEDRKNLPYTNAVIHETQRMASILPMSLPHTTSKDVNFQGYFIRKGTTVYPLLASVLWDESEWESPHTFNPAHFLDKDGKFVKRDAFMPFSAGRRVCLGESLARMELFLFFTSLLQRFRFTPPPGVKEDDLDLTPVVGFTLNPSPHKLCAVVCI from the exons ATGTCTAATTTGGAAGATTtagttttcttcctcttctccagtCCTACCACTCTGTTGGGGGCTGTTGCTGTCGTGCTCTTCCTCTGTCTTGTCTCCAGTAGTTTCACCTCCCAGGAAATAGGGAAAGAGCCTCCAGGACCGAGGCCTCTGCCCCTGTTTGGCAACCTGTTGCAGCTGGATCTCAAGAGACCCCACACCACTCTTTGCAAG CTTTCCAAGAAATATGGATCAGTGTTCACAGTATATTTTGGACCCAAGAAAGTGGTAGTCCTGGCGGGATACAAGACAGTGAAGCAGGCATTGGTCAACCATGCTGTGGAATTTGGAGACAGAGAGATTTCGCCAGTAGCCAACGACTTCAGTAGTCCACATG GTAAAGGAGTATTATTTTCCAATGGGGAATTTTGGCAAGAAATGAGACGTTTTGCCCTCAGCAACCTAAGAGACTTTGGGATGggcaaaacagcagcagagaataGAATTGTCGAGGAGATTCAGTATCTGATCCAAGTGTTTGAACAACATCAAG gTAAACCCTTTGATACTACCCAGTCAATAAATTATGCCGTTTCCAATGTCATCTCTACAATTGTCTATGGCAGCAGATTTGAATACAATGATCCAGAGTTTACATGTATGGTAGACCGAGCCAATGAGAACATTCGACTTTCAGGCTCTCCCTCAATACAG CTGTACAACATTTTCCCCTGGATGGGCAAATGGACAAGGAATAGGATGCGTATCAGGAAGAATGTTGCTGACAACAGAGAACAAATAAGGCAGTTGATCAGACCTTTACAAGAAACTTTGAATACTCAAGTGTGCAGAGGATTTGTGGACTCCTTTCTGGCCCACAGAGAGAAGCTAGAG GACGCAGAGAATAAAGACTCCTGCTACAACACACAGAACCTTCTGTCAACTGTTTCCAACATCTTTGCGGCTGGTACTGATACTACAGGAACTACACTGAGATGGGCTTTGTTGCTCATGGTCAAATATCCTGATATACAAG ACCAGGTCCAGGGGGAGCTGAGCAGGGTGGTTGGAAACCGTCAGATCAGAGTAGAAGACAGGAAGAACCTGCCCTACACCAATGCTGTCATCCATGAAACACAGAGAATGGCTAGTATCCTTCCTATGTCTCTTCCTCACACCACCAGCAAAGATGTCAATTTCCAGGGCTATTTTATTAGAAAG GGGACCACTGTGTACCCTCTTTTGGCATCTGTTCTTTGGGATGAGAGTGAATGGGAGAGCCCACACACCTTTAATCCTGCCCATTTCTTGGACAAGGATGGGAAGTTTGTCAAGAGAGATGCCTTCATGCCTTTCTCTGCAG GTCGCAGGGTGTGTCTTGGAGAGAGTCTGGCTAGGATGGAGCTGTTCCTCTTCTTTACCTCCCTCCTGCAGCGCTTTCGTTTCACTCCTCCACCTGGAGTGAAAGAGGATGACCTGGATCTGACACCAGTTGTGGGCTTCACCCTCAACCCTTCACCCCATAAACTGTGTGCTGTCGTATGCATATGA
- the LOC137168325 gene encoding uncharacterized protein produces MSPLEDFVFFLFSSPTTLLGAVAVLLVFCLISSSFTSQEIGNEPPGPRSLPLFGNLLQLDLKRPYKTLCELSKQYGSVFTVYFGTKKVVVLAGYKTVKQALVSYAEEFGDRDISPIFYDISGGHGITFANGESWKEMRRFALSTLRDFGMGKRVAEDKILEECCHLIQMFDEHKGKPFDTTRALNYATSNIISSIVYGSRFEYSDPRFKNLVRRAKEIIRITGSTPVQLYNMFPRLLSWIKNRQLILKNVEMNVRDVKDLIKHLKETLNPHICRGLVDCFLIRKKKEEDSHIIDTHYHEKNLIFSVTNLFAAGTDTTATTLRWGLLFMAKYPQIQDKVQDELNRVVGNRQIRVDDRKNLPYTDAVIHETQRLASIVPTSIPHKTSRDVTFQGYFIKEGTIVFPLLTSVLYDESEWESPHMFNPSHFLDKEGKFIRRDAFMAFSAGRRVCLGESLARMELFLFFTTLLQRFRFTPPPAVAEDDLDLTPAVGLILSPSPHELCAVSRQSFGVVKIMLEDLFHSPTSLSLLGVIMGLLVLHFFYSSFSFQEKGTEPPGPKPLPLLGNLLQVDLKKLDSSLFDLSKKYGPVFTVYFGLKKVIVLAGYRTVKQALVNHAEDFGDREVTPIFYDFNKGHGILFSNGNTWKEMRRFALTTLRDFGMGKKITEGKIIEECHYLIEEFEQHDGKAFNNTQTINYAASNIISAIMFGRRFEYKDPVFQAMVERDHESIRLTGSASILMYNVLPWLGPWLKNWKELMKNVEDNKRETNNIIADLKETLNPEMCRCFVDVFLNRQQNLEVSEIKDSHYNDENLVYSVMNLFAAGTETTGNTLQWCLVFMAKYPHIQDQVQEELSRVVGSRQVQVEDRKNLPYTDAVIHESQRLANIVPMAIPHKTSRDVTFQGYFVKEGTTVFPLLTSVLYDENEWESPHTFNPSHFLDKEGKFIRRDAFMPFSAGRRVCLGESLARMELFLFFTSLLQRFRFTPPPGVSEDELDLTPVVGFTLSPSPHELCAVCRK; encoded by the exons atgtcTCCTTTGGAGGATTTTgtgttcttcctcttctccagtCCTACCACTCTGTTGGGGGCTGTTGCTGTCCTGCTCGTCTTCTGTCTTATCTCCAGTAGTTTCACCTCCCAGGAAATAGGGAATGAGCCTCCAGGACCGAGGTCTCTGCCCCTGTTTGGCAACCTGTTGCAGCTGGATCTCAAGAGACCCTACAAAACCCTGTGTGAG cttTCAAAACAATATGGATCTGTATTTACGGTTTACTTTGGAACCAAGAAAGTGGTGGTGTTGGCTGGATACAAGACAGTCAAACAGGCTCTGGTCAGCTATGCAGAAGAGTTTGGAGACCGAGACATTTCCCCCATTTTTTATGACATCAGTGGAGGTCATG GAATTACGTTCGCAAATGGAGAATCCTGGAAAGAGATGAGACGTTTTGCTCTCTCCACCCTGAGAGACTTTGGGATGGGCAAAAGAGTTGCTGAGGATAAAATCTTAGAGGAATGCTGCCATCTGATTCAAATGTTTGACGAGCATAAAG GGAAACCATTTGATACAACACGTGCCTTGAATTATGCAACGTCCAATATTATCTCCTCTATCGTGTATGGAAGCAGATTTGAATACAGTGACCCTCGATTCAAAAACTTGGTGAGACGAGCCAAAGAGATCATACGTATTACTGGTTCTACACCAGTCCAG CTTTACAACATGTTTCCCCGACTGCTCAGTTGGATAAAAAACCGGCAGctgatattaaaaaatgttgagatGAATGTCAGAGATGTTAAAGATTTAATCAAACATCTGAAAGAGACACTGAACCCTCACATATGCAGGGGGCTGGTGGACTGTTTTCTGATTcggaagaagaaagaggag GACTCACACATTATAGACACTCACTACCATGAGAAGAACTTGATATTTTCAGTGACAAACCTGTTTGCTGCTGGTACTGACACCACAGCAACTACACTGAGATGGGGTTTGCTGTTTATGGCCAAATATCCACAAATACAAG ACAAGGTCCAGGATGAGTTGAACAGGGTGGTTGGAAACCGCCAGATCCGAGTAGATGACCGAAAAAACCTGCCGTACACTGACGCCGTCATTCATGAGACACAGAGACTCGCCAGCATTGTCCCCACATCAATTCCTCACAAAACAAGCCGAGACGTCACCTTCCAGGGTTACTTCATCAAAGAG GGGACTATTGTGTTTCCGCTGCTTACTTCTGTCCTGTATGATGAGAGTGAATGGGAGAGTCCACACATGTTCAACCCTTCCCACTTCCTGGATAAGGAGGGTAAATTCATCAGGAGAGATGCCTTCATGGCCTTTTCTGCAG GTCGCAGGGTGTGTCTCGGGGAGAGTCTGGCCAGGATGgagctcttcctcttcttcaccacCCTCCTCCAGCGCTTTCGTTTCACTCCTCCACCTGCAGTGGCAGAGGATGACCTGGACCTGACTCCAGCTGTGGGCCTTATCCTCAGTCCTTCACCTCATGAGCTGTGTGCTGTCAGTCGACAA AGCTTTGGGGTCGTTAAGATCATGTTAGAGGATCTTTTCCACTCCCCCACTTCACTTTCCCTGTTGGGGGTTATTATGGGCCTGCTGGTCCTCCACTTTTTTTACTCCAGCTTCAGCTTCCAAGAAAAAGGGACGGAGCCTCCAGGACCAAAACCTCTTCCTCTGCTTGGTAACTTACTTCAGGTGGATCTCAAGAAACTCGACAGCAGTCTTTTTGat CTGTCCAAAAAGTATGGACCAGTGTTTACAGTCTACTTTGGTCTCAAGAAGGTGATAGTTCTAGCAGGATACAGGACAGTCAAACAGGCTCTGGTCAACCATGCTGAAGACTTTGGGGACAGAGAGGTCACTCCCATATTCTATGATTTCAACAAAGGACATG GCATACTGTTTTCCAACGGCAACACATGGAAAGAAATGAGGCGTTTTGCTCTCACTACACTGAGAGATTTTGGGATGGGCAAGAAGATTACTGAAGGGAAAATCATTGAGGAATGTCACTACCTGATTGAGGAATTTGAACAACATGACG gtaAAGCCTTCAACAACACCCAAACAATTAATTATGCAGCTTCAAATATCATATCAGCTATCATGTTTGGAAGGAGGTTTGAATACAAAGATCCAGTCTTCCAGGCCATGGTGGAAAGAGACCATGAGTCCATCCGTTTGACTGGATCAGCTTCCATCCTG ATGTACAATGTGCTTCCTTGGCTGGGCCCTTGGCTGAAAAACTGGAAGGAACTGATGAAGAATGTGGAGGACAATAAAAGGGAAACAAACAACATCATAGCAGATCTGAAGGAGACTCTGAACCCTGAGATGTGcagatgttttgttgatgtgttCCTGAACCGGCAGCAAAATTTGGAG GTGTCTGAAATCAAGGATTCACACTACAATGATGAAAACCTGGTCTACAGTGTGATGAACCTGTTTGCTGCTGGAACAGAAACCACAGGAAATACACTTCAGTGGTGTCTAGTTTTTATGGCAAAGTACCCTCATATTCAAG ACCAAGTCCAGGAGGAGCTGAGCAGGGTGGTTGGAAGCCGTCAAGTCCAGGTAGAGGACAGAAAGAACCTGCCCTACACCGACGCCGTCATCCACGAGTCACAAAGACTTGCCAACATTGTACCCATGGCGATTCCTCACAAAACCAGCCGAGACGTCACCTTTCAAGGCTACTTTGTCAAAGAG GGGACGactgtgtttcctctgcttACTTCTGTCCTGTATGATGAGAACGAATGGGAGAGCCCACACACTTTCAACCCTTCCCACTTTCTGGATAAAGAGGGTAAATTTATAAGGAGAGATGCCTTTATGCCCTTTTCTGCAG GTCGTAGGGTGTGTCTCGGGGAGAGTCTGGCCAGGATGGagctcttcctctttttcactTCCCTCCTCCAGCGCTTTCGTTTCACTCCTCCACCTGGAGTTTCAGAAGATGAACTGGATCTGACACCAGTTGTGGGCTTCACCCTCTCCCCTTCACCCCATGAACTGTGTGCTGTCTGTCGAAAATGA